From the genome of Croceibacterium atlanticum:
CCTGGGCGAAGATATCGACGTTGTCCTGATGCGGCAGGATCCGCCCTTCCATCTCGGCTATATCAGCGCCGCATTGCTGCTGGACCGGCTGAAGGGGAAGACGCTGGTCGTCAACGATCCGCGCGAAGTCATCAATGCGCCGGAAAAGGTGTTCGTGCTCGATTACGCGCGTTTCATGCCGCCGACACTGGTCGCCCGCCGGATCGAGGATGTGCGCGAATTCATGGCCAAGCATGGCTCCGTGGTGGTGAAGCCGCTGCACGGCAATGGCGGCAAGGCGATCTTCCGGATCGACGCCGAAGGCACGAACTTGTCCGCCCTGATGGAAGTGTTCAACCAGACCTGGCCTGAACCGCATATGGTCCAGCCCTTCCTGCCCGAAGTGGCCGATGGCGATAAACGCATCGTGCTGGTCGATGGCGAAGTGGCCGGGGCTATCAATCGCAAACCGGGCAAGGGGGAATTCCGCTCCAACCTGGCGCAGGGCGGTTATGCCGAAGCGGCCGATCTGACGGAGCGGGAGAAGGAAATCTGCGCCGCCATGGGTCCGGAACTTAAACGGCGCGGCCTGATCTTTGTCGGCATCGACGTGATCGGCGGCAAATGGCTGACCGAAATCAACGTCACCAGCCCGACCGGCATCGTCGCCATCGACAATTTCAACGGCACGGACACCGCCGGGCTGATCTGGGATGCGATCGAAACACGGCTGGCCGCGCAGGAATAAAAGGGGCCGGACCCTCCAGGTGATTTGGCCGTTGGCGCAGCAATGAACGACTTCATCTTCGAAGCCATCGCTCAGGGCGGATATATCGGCATATTGTTGCTGATGGCGCTGGAAAACATCATCCCGCCGATCCCGTCCGAAGTGATCATGGGCATTGGCGGCGTGCTGGTGGCGCGCGGCGAAATGTCCTTCTGGCCGCTGATGCTGGCCGGGACGGTCGGCTCAACTGCCGGCAATTACGCCTGGTACTGGGTGGGGGATAAATGGGGCTATCAACGGCTCGGCCGGATCGTGGACCGGCATGGGCGGTGGCTCACTGTCGATTTCGAACATATCGAAAAAGCGGCGAATTTTTTTCAGAAACACGGCCAGTGGGTGGTCTTCGCGCTGCGTTTCTCGCCCTTCCTGCGCACTATTGTGTCGCTGCCGGCTGGCCTGGCCCACATGCCGGTCTGGCGGTTTCTGCTGTTCACCTTTGCAGGATCCGCGATCTGGAATGCGATCCTGGTGGAAGGCGGCAGGCGGCTCGCCCCGCTGATAGAGAAATACGAAAGCTGGGCCAGCTGGAGCGTGATCGGCCTGATTGCGCTGATGCTGGTCTGGTATATCTGGCGCGTGATCACCTGGACCCCGCGCGAGAAGAAGGACGATTAATCTTTCTCGCGCGGATGGGCGGCGCGATAGGTATCCAGCAGGGTCGCCGCATCCACTTTGGTGTATATCTGCGTCGAGCCGAGGCTGGCATGGCCGAGCAATTCCTGTAGCGACCGCAGATCGGCCCCGGCACCCAGCAGATGCGTGGCGAAGCTGTGGCGCAGCGCGTGGGGCGTGGCGCTGGCGGGCAGGCCAAGTGCCTTGCGCGCGCGGGCCATCGCCTTCTGCACCATGCCCTGGTTCAACTTGCCGCCCTTCGCCCCGCGAAACAGCGGCTCTGCCGGGGCGAGGGGGTAGGGGCATCGCGCCGCGTAATCGGCCACGCAGTCGCGCACTATGGGCAGGATCGGCACGACGCGCTGTTTTCCGCCCTTGCCGGTAACGGTCAGCGTCTCGCCCAGTGGCAGGTCGGACCCTTTGAGCGACAGCGCCTCGGCAATTCGCAGGCCGCCGCCATACATCAGCAGCAGCACCGCCCGGTCGCGTGCGCCAATCCAGTCTTCCGCCGCGGTGGCATCCACCATCTCGGCCAGATTGCTGGCATCGTCCGGGGTAACGGGGCGGGGCAGGCCTTTCTTGATCCGTGGCCCACGCAGGCGCGGCGCGCCGTCGTCCGTCTGGCCGGACTGCTCCCGCGCATGGGCCAGCAGGCTCTTCAGCGCCGAAAGT
Proteins encoded in this window:
- a CDS encoding DedA family protein; its protein translation is MNDFIFEAIAQGGYIGILLLMALENIIPPIPSEVIMGIGGVLVARGEMSFWPLMLAGTVGSTAGNYAWYWVGDKWGYQRLGRIVDRHGRWLTVDFEHIEKAANFFQKHGQWVVFALRFSPFLRTIVSLPAGLAHMPVWRFLLFTFAGSAIWNAILVEGGRRLAPLIEKYESWASWSVIGLIALMLVWYIWRVITWTPREKKDD
- the gshB gene encoding glutathione synthase, translating into MSLRVAVQMDPLESINIAGDSSFALMLSAQSRGHRLWVYDVTSLAWEDGCITAWAREVSVQRVEGDHFTYRSELAKIDLGEDIDVVLMRQDPPFHLGYISAALLLDRLKGKTLVVNDPREVINAPEKVFVLDYARFMPPTLVARRIEDVREFMAKHGSVVVKPLHGNGGKAIFRIDAEGTNLSALMEVFNQTWPEPHMVQPFLPEVADGDKRIVLVDGEVAGAINRKPGKGEFRSNLAQGGYAEAADLTEREKEICAAMGPELKRRGLIFVGIDVIGGKWLTEINVTSPTGIVAIDNFNGTDTAGLIWDAIETRLAAQE
- a CDS encoding tyrosine recombinase XerC, whose amino-acid sequence is MSRADLLEDWRDHLTNSRRRSPHTVRAYLAAATRLIDAVDARQWPDLARLDAHALRNHLAARRTGGLGNVSAARELSALKSLLAHAREQSGQTDDGAPRLRGPRIKKGLPRPVTPDDASNLAEMVDATAAEDWIGARDRAVLLLMYGGGLRIAEALSLKGSDLPLGETLTVTGKGGKQRVVPILPIVRDCVADYAARCPYPLAPAEPLFRGAKGGKLNQGMVQKAMARARKALGLPASATPHALRHSFATHLLGAGADLRSLQELLGHASLGSTQIYTKVDAATLLDTYRAAHPREKD